One part of the Rutidosis leptorrhynchoides isolate AG116_Rl617_1_P2 chromosome 1, CSIRO_AGI_Rlap_v1, whole genome shotgun sequence genome encodes these proteins:
- the LOC139866049 gene encoding myosin-binding protein 7-like, which produces MIMESDCVNKECECGCSCCDNRACTQKWIRSVKRKLDELDEERHKLMIPGLLLPEVARVEIKNECGALREMVTNQQQTIRDLSDELEKEQNAASSAANEAMSMILRLQREKAEIEMEARQFKRFSEQKIYHDQHEIVALEELLYKREQTIQSLTCEVQAYKYRMMSYGLTESEAEGEKGVITRTNSTIANSENQFGEFDYIPYDYPPLKCNSNEQQQQQQQIYPESDNETIDIDKYTFTETPCSLKDIEQRINELEKSPRNQPVYDKVIVGHSPRKQKPTSRYSLDSTTSSFFGTIREDENTCFKKVDNASEYGSEMSDRIYTVDSIHYGAPYGNEPKVNVNTFDNEVMSTTKDSMGQNESQDPEVMKLYARLHALEADRESMRQAIINMRTDKAQLVLLKEIAQNLCKEMGTTNRMPVKKQSVLESFCQTIASFILWRRKASQTKYMFGRDANNAGLLMVLDKGSYMGHWRCVSRTRI; this is translated from the exons ATGATCATGGAATCAGATTGTGTGAACAAAGAATGCGAATGTGGTTGTAGTTGTTGCGATAATCGAGCTTGTACTCAAAAATGGATTCGATCCGTTAAAAGAAAACTCGATGAACTAGATGAAGAAAGACATAAGTTAATGATTCCAGGCCTTTTGTTACCCGAAGTGGCTCGTGTTGAAATAAAGAACGAATGTGGCGCGTTACGTGAAATGGTTACTAACCAACAACAAACTATTCGAGATCTTTCAGACGAATTGGAAAAAGAGCAAAACGCAGCGTCTTCAGCTGCAAACGAAGCAATGTCAATGATATTAAGATTACAACGTGAAAAGGCCGAAATTGAAATGGAAGCGCGTCAATTTAAACGTTTTTCTGAACAAAAAATATATCATGATCAACATGAAATTGTTGCATTGGAAGAattgttgtataaacgagaacaaaCGATTCAATCGTTAACTTGTGAAGTACAAGCGTATAAGTATCGAATGATGAGTTATGGGCTAACCGAATCTGAAGCAGAAGGCGAAAAAGGTGTGATTACACGTACTAATAGTACTATTGCAAATTCTGAAAATCAATTTGGGGAATTTGATTATATTCCATATGATTACCCCCCTTTAAAATGCAATTCaaatgaacaacaacaacaacaacaacaaatataCCCAGAATCAGATAACGAAACGATTGACATCGATAAATATACTTTCACCGAGACCCCATGTTCGTTAAAGGACATAGAACAGCGAATCAACGAGTTAGAAAAAAGCCCAAGAAATCAGCCCGTATACGATAAAGTAATCGTGGGCCATTCACCACGAAAACAAAAACCAACGAGTCGTTATTCGTTAGATAGTACTACGAGTTCGTTCTTTGGTACAATCAGAGAAGACGAAAATACGTGTTTCAAGAAAGTCGATAATGCGTCAGAATATGGAAGTGAAATGAGTGATAGGATATATACGGTTGATTCGATACATTATGGTGCACCATATGGTAATGAACCGAAAGTGAATGTGAATACATTTGATAATGAGGTTATGAGTACAACAAAAGATTCAATGGGTCAAAATGAAAGTCAAGATCCTGAGGTTATGAAATTGTATGCAAGACTTCATGCATTGGAAGCTGATAGGGAATCAATGAGGCAAGCAATAATTAATATGAGAACAGATAAAGCACAATTGGTGTTACTGAAAGAAATTGCACAAAATTTGTGTAAAGAAATGGGAACAACAAACAGGATGCCTGTTAAAAAGCAATCTGTTTTGGAGAGTTTTTGTCAAACTATTGCATCATTCATCTTGTGGAGAAGAAAAGCAAGTCAAACCAA GTATATGTTTGGTAGGGATGCAAATAATGCAGGATTGCTGATGGTTTTAGACAAGGGGTCATATATGGGACACTGGAGGTGCGTTTCAAGAACACGAATATGA
- the LOC139866060 gene encoding arginine-specific demethylase JMJ22: MFASRALLKQIQRRKRRRHLKSNSKNPKKALNLSHTKQDLTSEDGFSLKGSTPSQNYGVQPLGNFYLSASPHNSRNTGLGNIQTLTDELVLDILGLLEGTHLGILSTVSKSFYVFCNHEPLWRNLVLESCEVSKNGFLFNGSWKSTFIAAYKPSFELKIGTLGFKVQDFYSDYLFQSWLCANLEMKHEWLERDNIIRRKGISVDEFVLDFEEPNKPVLLEGCLDNWSAIKKWDRDYVVKVCGDARFAVGPVEMKLDDYYVYADQAQEERPLYLFDPKFVNKVPKLGQDYEVPVYFKEDLFSVLGDERPDYRWVIIGPAGSGSSFHIDPNSTSAWNAVVKGSKKWVLFPPDVVPPGVHPSSDGAEVACPVSITEWFMNFYESTKTWKKKPVECICRAGEVIFVPNGWWHLVINLEDSIAITQNFVSRRNLLNVLDFLKRPNASTLVSGTRDRVNLHDKFKKAIEESLPGTIDELALKAEKKKAEQEKPSFWDSVKDSNSGGFTFSF; the protein is encoded by the exons ATGTTCGCCAGCAGAGCCTTGTTAAAGCAAAttcaaagaagaaaacgaagaagaCACCTCAAATCAAATTCCAAAAACCCTAAAAAAGCCCTTAATTTATCACATACAAAACAAGATTTAACTTCAGAAGATGGATTCAGCTTAAAGGGTTCAACCCCATCACAAAATTATGGGGTTCAGCCATTGGGTAACTTTTATTTATCGGCATCACCTCACAATTCAAGGAACACAGGTTTAGGTAACATCCAAACCTTAACtgatgaacttgttcttgatattTTAGGGCTATTAGAGGGTACCCATTTGGGTATTCTATCAACTGTAAGCAAATCATTTTATGTGTTTTGTAATCATGAACCCCTTTGGAGGAATCTTGTGTTAGAAAGTTGTGAGGTTAGTAAAAATGGGTTTTTGTTTAATGGGTCATGGAAATCAACTTTTATTGCTGCTTATAAGCCTTCTTTTGAGTTAAAGATTGGAACTTTAGGGTTTAAAGTTCAAGATTTTTATTCTGATTATTTGTTTCAAAGTTGGCTTTGTGCTAATCTTGAAATGAAACATGAATGGTTGGAAAGGGATAATATCATTAGAAGAAAGGGGATTTCGGTTGATGAATTTGTGTTGGATTTTGAGGAACCGAATAAACCGGTTTTGTTAGAAGGTTGTTTGGATAATTGGTCTGCAATTAAGAAATGGGATAGGGATTATGTAGTTAAGGTATGTGGTGATGCTCGATTTGCGGTTGGGCCGGTTGAAATGAAGTTAGATGATTATTACGTGTACGCGGATCAAGCGCAAGAAGAGAGACCGTTGTATCTTTTTGACCCGAAGTTCGTGAATAAAGTTCCGAAACTGGGTCAAGATTATGAAGTTCCAGTGTATTTTAAAGAGGATTTGTTTAGTGTGTTGGGTGATGAACGACCCGATTATAGATGGGTTATCATTGGACCTGCAGGGTCAGGTTCATCGTTTCATATTGATCCTAATTCGACGTCAGCTTGGAATGCAGTGGTGAAAGGTTCAAAGAAATGGGTATTGTTTCCACCTGATGTGGTTCCACCTGGGGTCCACCCGAGCTCGGATGGTGCTGAGGTGGCGTGTCCTGTGTCCATAACCGAGTGGTTTATGAACTTTTACGAGTCTACTAAAACATGGAAAAAGAAACCTGTAGAGTGTATCTGCAGAGCTGGTGAAGTGATTTTTGTGCCTAATGGATGGTGGCATTTAGTAATAAATCTTGAAGATTCAATTGCAATTACACAAAATTTTGTTAGCAG GAGGAACTTGTTGAATGTGTTAGATTTTTTAAAACGACCAAATGCTAGCACACTCGTTTCTGGAACAAGAGACCGGGTGAATTTACATGACAAATTCAAGAAAGCCATTGAAGAGTCTTTACCTGGAACCATTGATGAGCTGGCGCTGAAAGCCGAGAAGAAAAAGGCTGAGCAGGAGAAACCATCTTTCTGGGATTCGGTAAAAGACTCCAACTCCGGTGGCTTtactttttctttttaa
- the LOC139866069 gene encoding uncharacterized protein isoform X1: MDESQAPELGSLRNFNRPSYEPTKPIPPKNPRYIETRVDELFPSRKNILRSKMLYGKENVKENITADHTDSLRPKDSHALTSTTPHITTKKSSVSTFRSVMEISAGGEKSTEVPLDMDEAFRGLAARAHATFPVPPTESVDGNNTNFCSEFHIPGQKTPLDFTLKTSMRVIASSSVNWFHRSISGGTFNGLEQANNKALYSWVYPQSSLPPAVISAITLSVKGEGFETKMQTDFLTKRQLAWEDSFRSLYVSLRKNICNLFYVCSAQFVVMFISSYGLTPSGKNVCRAYVSQSTRTLRSLLKEQDISFTMPLCHSKVEQASTEDLLELSEIEKYNLGETRRTVPLSDVDNSPESLLAFDDINVHGLYDFLLNYRFLLPSLNSYDVPLLYSPVPFENAAISAPEVKCKEVKKIDYISVSTTTEPNYSSASTTHYTVEIKDAYLPPWITSSVCDALMSNGDNSFEASFVTEPMSIGLNVGLDTACYKSDSKEATVEPSCPFGVKNTIVTHHLSRGFLKSLKYSNDSWTSSLSPV, translated from the exons ATGGATGAATCTCAAGCACCAGAGCTTGGTTCTTTGCG gaATTTTAACAGACCATCATATGAGCCTACTAAACCTATTCCACCAAAGAATCCCAGATACATTGAGACGCGTGTCGATGAACTGTTTCCGAGCAGGAAAAACATTTTGAGGTCTAAGATGCTATATGGAAAGGAAAATGTTAAG GAAAACATTACCGCTGATCATACCGATAGCTTAag GCCAAAAGATTCACATGCTTTAACTTCAACAACGCCTCACATTACAACCAAAAAAAGTAGTGTAAGCACATTCCGTAGTGTTATGGAGATATCTGCAGGGGGTGAAAAGTCAACAGAAGTTCCACTTGATATG gatgaagcCTTTAGAGGTCTTGCAGCTCGTGCACATGCTACATTCCCTGTTCCACCCACAGAATCAGTTGACGGGAATAATACAAATTTCTGCTCAGAGTTTCATATTCCTGGTCAAAAGACTCCATTGGATTTCACATTGAAAACTAGCATGCGTGTGATTGCTTCATCTTCAGTAAATTG GTTTCATCGTTCGATAAGTGGTGGAACATTTAATGGTCTTGAGCAGGCCAATAATAAAGCTTTGTATTCGTGGGTGTACCCACAGAGTTCTTTGCCTCCTGCAGTCATATCAGCAATAACTTTATCAGTAAAGGGGGAAGGTTTTGAAACAAAAA TGCAAACGGATTTCTTGACCAAACGTCAGTTGGCATGGGAGGACTCATTTCGTAGCCTTTATGTCAGTTTGAGGAAGAACATTTGTAACTTATTTTATG TCTGCTCTGCACAGTTTGTGGTAATGTTCATTAGCTCCTATGGTTTAACCCCAAGTGGTAAAAATGTGTGCCGTGCATATGTATCCCAGTCAACAAGAACCTTACGCTCACTGTTAAAAGAACAA GACATCTCTTTTACTATGCCTCTGTGCCATTCTAAAGTGGAACAAGCTAGTACCGAAGACCTATTGGAGCTATCTGAGATCGAAAAGTACAACCTCGGAGAG ACTAGGCGTACAGTTCCTCTATCTGATGTCGATAACAGTCCTGAATCTTTACTGGCGTTTGATGACATCAACGTACATGGTTTATATGACTTTCTGCTTAATTATAG GTTTCTTTTACCGTCTCTAAATAGCTATGACGTTCCTTTACTTTATTCACCCGTACCATTTGAAAACGCTGCAATTTCTGCACCAGAG GTTAAATGCAAGGAGGTAAAGAAGATCGATTATATTTCTGTTTCCACTACAACTGAACCTAATTACAGTTCAGCTTCTACAACCCATTACACTGTTGAAATTAAGGATGCATATCTTCCTCCATGGATAACCAGCAGTGTATGTGATGCATTAATGTCGAATGGAGATAATAGCTTCGAAGCAAG TTTTGTTACGGAGCCTATGTCTATCGGTTTGAATGTCGGTTTAGACACTGCCTGCTACAAATCTGATTCTAAGGAGGCAACGGTTGAACCAAGCTGTCCGTTTGGTGTCAAGAATACCATTGTCACTCATCACCTGAGCCGTGGCTTTTTGAAAAGCTTAAAATACTCCAATGATTCTTGGACCTCTTCTCTGTCACCAGTCTGA
- the LOC139866069 gene encoding uncharacterized protein isoform X2, with product MDESQAPELGSLRNFNRPSYEPTKPIPPKNPRYIETRVDELFPSRKNILRSKMLYGKENVKENITADHTDSLRPKDSHALTSTTPHITTKKSSVSTFRSVMEISAGGEKSTEVPLDMDEAFRGLAARAHATFPVPPTESVDGNNTNFCSEFHIPGQKTPLDFTLKTSMRVIASSSVNWFHRSISGGTFNGLEQANNKALYSWVYPQSSLPPAVISAITLSVKGEVQTDFLTKRQLAWEDSFRSLYVSLRKNICNLFYVCSAQFVVMFISSYGLTPSGKNVCRAYVSQSTRTLRSLLKEQDISFTMPLCHSKVEQASTEDLLELSEIEKYNLGETRRTVPLSDVDNSPESLLAFDDINVHGLYDFLLNYRFLLPSLNSYDVPLLYSPVPFENAAISAPEVKCKEVKKIDYISVSTTTEPNYSSASTTHYTVEIKDAYLPPWITSSVCDALMSNGDNSFEASFVTEPMSIGLNVGLDTACYKSDSKEATVEPSCPFGVKNTIVTHHLSRGFLKSLKYSNDSWTSSLSPV from the exons ATGGATGAATCTCAAGCACCAGAGCTTGGTTCTTTGCG gaATTTTAACAGACCATCATATGAGCCTACTAAACCTATTCCACCAAAGAATCCCAGATACATTGAGACGCGTGTCGATGAACTGTTTCCGAGCAGGAAAAACATTTTGAGGTCTAAGATGCTATATGGAAAGGAAAATGTTAAG GAAAACATTACCGCTGATCATACCGATAGCTTAag GCCAAAAGATTCACATGCTTTAACTTCAACAACGCCTCACATTACAACCAAAAAAAGTAGTGTAAGCACATTCCGTAGTGTTATGGAGATATCTGCAGGGGGTGAAAAGTCAACAGAAGTTCCACTTGATATG gatgaagcCTTTAGAGGTCTTGCAGCTCGTGCACATGCTACATTCCCTGTTCCACCCACAGAATCAGTTGACGGGAATAATACAAATTTCTGCTCAGAGTTTCATATTCCTGGTCAAAAGACTCCATTGGATTTCACATTGAAAACTAGCATGCGTGTGATTGCTTCATCTTCAGTAAATTG GTTTCATCGTTCGATAAGTGGTGGAACATTTAATGGTCTTGAGCAGGCCAATAATAAAGCTTTGTATTCGTGGGTGTACCCACAGAGTTCTTTGCCTCCTGCAGTCATATCAGCAATAACTTTATCAGTAAAGGGGGAAG TGCAAACGGATTTCTTGACCAAACGTCAGTTGGCATGGGAGGACTCATTTCGTAGCCTTTATGTCAGTTTGAGGAAGAACATTTGTAACTTATTTTATG TCTGCTCTGCACAGTTTGTGGTAATGTTCATTAGCTCCTATGGTTTAACCCCAAGTGGTAAAAATGTGTGCCGTGCATATGTATCCCAGTCAACAAGAACCTTACGCTCACTGTTAAAAGAACAA GACATCTCTTTTACTATGCCTCTGTGCCATTCTAAAGTGGAACAAGCTAGTACCGAAGACCTATTGGAGCTATCTGAGATCGAAAAGTACAACCTCGGAGAG ACTAGGCGTACAGTTCCTCTATCTGATGTCGATAACAGTCCTGAATCTTTACTGGCGTTTGATGACATCAACGTACATGGTTTATATGACTTTCTGCTTAATTATAG GTTTCTTTTACCGTCTCTAAATAGCTATGACGTTCCTTTACTTTATTCACCCGTACCATTTGAAAACGCTGCAATTTCTGCACCAGAG GTTAAATGCAAGGAGGTAAAGAAGATCGATTATATTTCTGTTTCCACTACAACTGAACCTAATTACAGTTCAGCTTCTACAACCCATTACACTGTTGAAATTAAGGATGCATATCTTCCTCCATGGATAACCAGCAGTGTATGTGATGCATTAATGTCGAATGGAGATAATAGCTTCGAAGCAAG TTTTGTTACGGAGCCTATGTCTATCGGTTTGAATGTCGGTTTAGACACTGCCTGCTACAAATCTGATTCTAAGGAGGCAACGGTTGAACCAAGCTGTCCGTTTGGTGTCAAGAATACCATTGTCACTCATCACCTGAGCCGTGGCTTTTTGAAAAGCTTAAAATACTCCAATGATTCTTGGACCTCTTCTCTGTCACCAGTCTGA